A stretch of Camelina sativa cultivar DH55 chromosome 18, Cs, whole genome shotgun sequence DNA encodes these proteins:
- the LOC104761702 gene encoding putative FBD-associated F-box protein At5g56440 — protein MDRISLLPDDVILKILSSVLTKVAVSTSILSKRWRYLWKHVPKLEYHDPSGDSEHWRASRFVDKFLLLHEAPVLETLHLTLSRNFSPTDIETWIHIAISRGVRKLHIFRYRPSSGLIRLPRSLYTCETLVTLNLHAECMFTVDYVPLTISFRSLKALYLYLVKFLSDEIIHRILSGCPVLEELRLVVRGGDDGVKTFTIAVPSLQRLTAIDLGSQVPGDDDVGFVIKAPSLKSLFVLSRCSGFCSLAKMPDLVKAYIKLGHGDSKKFMGCLTSTKQLTLCLQPTMGSCPIGVFNQLVSLKLCACSIVWCRSILNHTPKLRFLRVMLQEARLYPTLHLLKSCWSRSVNVQTQWEQPTSVPECLISSLEAVEWMGYQGTQVEKNVAMYLLENSRQLKIMVISSLHSTNDIEKLKMLQELSSTQRISTKCQLRFT, from the exons ATGGATAGGATCAGTCTGTTGCCAGATGATGTGATATTGAAGATATTGTCATCCGTTTTGACAAAAGTTGCTGTATCAACTAGTATTCTTTCCAAGCGATGGCGTTATCTTTGGAAACATGTGCCTAAGCTTGAGTATCATGATCCATCTGGTGACAGTGAGCATTGGAGAGCTTCGCGTTTTGTTGACAAGTTTTTGTTACTTCACGAAGCTCCAGTCTTGGAAACTCTGCATCTCACACTTAGTCGGAATTTTTCTCCTACAGATATTGAAACATGGATTCATATCGCAATTTCTCGTGGTGTGCGCAAACTTCATATTTTCAGATATCGGCCTAGTTCAGGGCTCATACGGTTGCCTAGGAGCCTGTATACATGTGAAACCCTTGTGACTTTAAACCTACATGCAGAGTGCATGTTCACTGTGGATTATGTTCCTTTGACAATTTCTTTCCGGTCACTCAAGGCTTTGTACCTTTATCTTGTTAAATTCTTAAGCGATGAGATCATACATAGAATTTTATCGGGTTGCCCTGTCCTTGAAGAACTAAGGTTAGTGGTTAGAGGCGGCGATGACGGCGTGAAAACATTCACAATTGCTGTTCCGTCATTGCAGAGATTAACAGCCATAGACTTAGGCTCTCAAGTTCCCGGAGATGATGATGTTGGGTTTGTGATCAAAGCTCCTTCGCTaaagtctttgtttgttttgtctcgCTGTAGTGGGTTCTGTTCACTAGCGAAAATGCCAGACCTCGTAAAGGCTTATATCAAGCTTGGACATGGGGATTCTAAGAAGTTTATGGGATGTCTTACCTCAACCAAACAGCTTACCTTATGTCTACAACCAACAATG GGTTCATGTCCTATAGGCGTCTTTAATCAGCTAGTGTCTCTAAAGCTTTGTGCATGCTCTATAGTTTGGTGTCGTTCTATACTCAACCATACACCTAAACTCCGATTTCTCAGAGTCATGCTACAAGAAGCAAGACTGTATCCAACCCTACATCTTCTCAAGAGTTGTTGGAGCAGATCCGTAAACGTCCAAACACAATGGGAGCAGCCGACTTCTGTTCCTGAATGTTTGATTTCAAGTCTTGAAGCTGTTGAGTGGATGGGTTACCAAGGAacacaagtagagaaaaatgtGGCGATGTATTTGCTAGAGAACTCTCGACAGTTAAAGATAATGGTTATTAGTTCCTTACATTCGACCAATGATATAGAGAAACTCAAGATGCTGCAAGAGCTATCGTCTACACAAAGGATTTCTACTAAATGTCAGCTTAGGTTCACTTGA